In the Corynebacterium anserum genome, GAGCTACTTTCCTAGAGGAAGCTCAGCGGTAACATTCCATCCCTGCGGGTACAGCAGTGACGGACCCCATGAAGCACTACCTCCGTGCACGCGCAAGCGTTCCGCAATCCCCGTCAGCCCGTGCCCGGTTCCTCCCAAAGACTCCTCACCCGGCGCGTTATCCACCCGAATGCGCAACTGATTTTTCTCCCACGCGAGGCAGAGTGTCACCTCGACCGCACCAGCGTGTTTCATGATGTTCGTGAGGCACTCTTGAACCACTCTGTAAATGGTCAGTTCGCGAACCTCATCCAGCCGACGGGGAGTCCCCTCGGTTTTATATTCCACCCTTAAACCTGAATGCGTGGCGTCGTAAATCAGATCAGGAATACCCGAAACACCCGGTGTTACGGTAACAGCACGTTCCTCCGAGGATCCGTCGTGAAGGACAGACAACAAAGAACGCATCTGTGACAGCGCATCCCGGCCACGTGCAGCGATGGTATCCAAGGCCTGAATGGCCTTTTCTGGATCCGTACGACCGGCATATCTTCCCCCGTCGGCCTGTGCTATGACCACCGTCAGCGAATGTGCCACAATATCGTGCATTTCCCGCGCGATACGGTTGCGCTCAGAGACTGTCGCGAGTTCTGCACGAGCCGCAAGCATCTGCATATGTTCGTTCCTGTGCGCTGTCTGGCGGCCGATCATTACGGCTAATGCCACGCTCACACAGACCAACACCACGATGAATACCAGGCCTGCGACGTAATCTTTCGCAGTCCCATTAAATATGCCAACATATTTCTGCCACCACCCCATCCAAGCGATAGAGGCGAAAGATCCGACAAACAGCAGCGTTAACCATGCCTTTGTCCTGCGCTGAGTAAAAGCAACGATGTACCAGGCTTCGTAGCACACCACCAGGTATGC is a window encoding:
- a CDS encoding sensor histidine kinase, with protein sequence MSQKYPLADSAQPWWKDPTLWVQVVIQTVIFFLFGVGANAEIADGRMLPWGFGLYYAGVAGSYIGLLVQRWRINSGLWLTAAGLALIGASGTFWYVIAYLVVCYEAWYIVAFTQRRTKAWLTLLFVGSFASIAWMGWWQKYVGIFNGTAKDYVAGLVFIVVLVCVSVALAVMIGRQTAHRNEHMQMLAARAELATVSERNRIAREMHDIVAHSLTVVIAQADGGRYAGRTDPEKAIQALDTIAARGRDALSQMRSLLSVLHDGSSEERAVTVTPGVSGIPDLIYDATHSGLRVEYKTEGTPRRLDEVRELTIYRVVQECLTNIMKHAGAVEVTLCLAWEKNQLRIRVDNAPGEESLGGTGHGLTGIAERLRVHGGSASWGPSLLYPQGWNVTAELPLGK